A stretch of the Oenococcus sp. UCMA 16435 genome encodes the following:
- a CDS encoding glutamyl-tRNA amidotransferase, translated as MVRDSLNKKTFYQLVNDFDLTEKEKAVYWKELSNGFFSSFEEIADQYQSPVKKSIYKRTFQSRPYVDDRYNAWYVKTKMEHAKSGSLLGKKIAVKDNISIAGVPMSMGTKLLENYKPKEDATVISRLLEHGADIVGKSVSENLFCSGSSFTADTGPVENPKVPGYSAGGSSSGSGALVASGQIDMALGCDQTGSIRIPSAWCGIYGFKPTRGLVPYTGIGSVDQLLDTVGPMANNVYDLVLLLDAVAGKDGLDGRQEWLDMDRSFSFVEQLSSDVSGKRIGLLQQGFAIEGVSDPKVDQIVQENVGYFKKAGVSIKNMSIPEFDLARNIADVINTLGTSRQQLRYGGSSFGTNTYYPIDLSETFKSRVNTKTVTSLAPLVQLMLYGGEMADSQIEDYYGRAQNMIPIVKKAFETAFKEVDILALPTVPFTARKLPPLNADLEEQIDSGVGAGHNDGPFNILGCPAISIPCKLSEGRKPVGMMLVAPFDQDQQLLDFAYAYERMMA; from the coding sequence ATGGTGAGAGATAGTTTGAACAAAAAAACATTTTATCAACTTGTTAATGATTTCGATCTGACAGAAAAGGAAAAGGCTGTTTATTGGAAAGAACTTTCGAATGGCTTTTTCTCTTCTTTTGAAGAGATTGCAGATCAATATCAATCACCGGTAAAAAAATCAATTTATAAAAGAACTTTCCAAAGTCGGCCTTATGTTGACGACCGATATAATGCTTGGTATGTCAAAACCAAAATGGAACACGCCAAGAGTGGTTCTTTATTAGGCAAGAAAATTGCTGTCAAGGACAATATTTCGATTGCCGGCGTGCCAATGAGTATGGGCACCAAGCTGTTGGAAAACTACAAACCAAAAGAAGATGCAACTGTTATTAGCAGGCTCTTGGAACACGGGGCTGATATTGTCGGAAAATCTGTTAGCGAAAATCTGTTCTGTTCCGGAAGCAGTTTTACAGCTGATACGGGTCCAGTAGAGAACCCAAAAGTACCGGGTTATTCGGCCGGTGGTTCTTCGAGCGGTTCGGGTGCTTTGGTAGCCAGCGGACAAATCGATATGGCTTTAGGCTGCGATCAAACTGGTTCAATTCGAATTCCAAGTGCCTGGTGTGGTATCTATGGTTTTAAACCAACACGTGGATTGGTTCCTTATACCGGAATCGGTTCAGTTGATCAGTTGCTTGATACTGTTGGGCCGATGGCGAACAATGTTTATGATCTTGTTTTGCTTTTAGATGCGGTTGCCGGTAAAGATGGATTGGATGGTCGTCAGGAATGGTTAGACATGGATCGAAGTTTTTCTTTTGTCGAGCAGCTGTCTTCTGATGTTTCAGGTAAAAGGATTGGTCTTCTTCAGCAGGGATTCGCCATTGAAGGTGTTTCCGATCCCAAGGTCGATCAGATAGTCCAAGAAAATGTTGGCTATTTCAAAAAAGCGGGTGTCTCGATTAAAAATATGTCTATTCCTGAATTCGATTTAGCGAGAAACATTGCCGATGTCATTAACACGCTTGGAACTTCTCGGCAGCAGCTTAGATATGGTGGGAGTAGTTTTGGCACTAATACTTATTATCCGATCGATCTTAGTGAGACTTTTAAAAGCAGGGTAAACACTAAAACCGTTACATCGTTGGCACCACTTGTTCAATTGATGTTATATGGTGGCGAAATGGCTGATAGCCAAATTGAAGATTATTATGGTCGTGCTCAGAATATGATTCCAATAGTTAAAAAAGCCTTTGAAACAGCCTTTAAAGAAGTGGACATCCTGGCCTTGCCAACGGTACCTTTTACCGCAAGGAAACTACCTCCGCTAAATGCCGATCTTGAAGAACAAATAGATAGTGGAGTTGGTGCTGGTCACAATGATGGTCCTTTTAATATTCTTGGTTGCCCGGCTATTAGTATTCCTTGTAAATTAAGCGAAGGACGAAAACCGGTTGGCATGATGCTGGTTGCGCCTTTTGACCAAGATCAGCAACTGCTTGATTTTGCTTACGCTTATGAAAGAATGATGGCTTGA
- a CDS encoding BglG family transcription antiterminator: MYTSKNKRVNQMLNLFLSSKDLITIPELEKQLSISRRSVYYSIEKMNQFLDEKGFDKVINVKNLGFYLNQETISALEKSKKFNNEKNEEFFNFSGKQRIETIIWLLINRERVSLTLIETKFNVSRNTADKDFKKINCILKDYQLSLSKSSGGHMINGPEIQKRNWVYEQFSKGNPILFSLLAKRVKSVQNINPLLKEFERMTGNFFTDDAFICLSAYLDWYIDRIQNQVNRLENTNVIPSNLIALEWAQKFLFKNHVVNLGEANYLINTIHSSQFDKANKEYGGIQEILPIAKKIIFRFNRIAGVNLKLDSLQVNLSTHLLATYYRIKYGISYKHPDLDLIKQKYEQLFSFTRFSVKPFEEFVKKDIPDDELALIALYFGGEIKSIEDENLKKQKNDVMIVCSSGIGTSRILKQQLEDRFPEVAFSKPYNTLSYENSSLEDIKLIVSTIKIKNRKGIDVLKVSAIPGKQDWKNIESALKKEGLVKTKSPKMNIEGLLDIISEYARIENVSDLKKALKQYMENSSTNFLNNKNKLTNKPQTKLEDIFTKSNISFVDHANNFREALSLAFEPLIKNRSIETKYIDKIEYLTNKYGPYMVIENGVLLAHAKPGDGVNKTDFSFLLLKKPVYLVKNNDKEAIKIIIGFATVDTSSHLEKLSEIMKILQNGKAMNSILSVSKKEQLLENTLIN, from the coding sequence ATGTACACTTCGAAAAATAAACGCGTTAACCAGATGCTGAATTTGTTTCTTAGTTCAAAAGATCTAATCACAATCCCGGAACTTGAAAAACAATTATCGATATCCCGTCGGTCTGTTTACTATTCAATTGAAAAAATGAACCAATTTCTGGATGAAAAAGGTTTTGACAAAGTAATTAACGTTAAAAATTTGGGATTTTATTTGAATCAAGAAACAATATCAGCATTAGAAAAATCGAAAAAATTTAATAACGAAAAAAATGAAGAATTTTTTAATTTCTCAGGAAAGCAAAGAATTGAAACTATTATTTGGCTATTAATCAATAGAGAAAGAGTTTCGTTGACACTAATCGAAACAAAATTCAATGTTAGCCGAAACACAGCTGATAAGGACTTTAAGAAAATTAACTGTATTCTAAAGGATTATCAACTTTCTTTATCGAAAAGCAGCGGTGGCCATATGATCAATGGTCCTGAAATTCAAAAAAGAAATTGGGTATACGAACAGTTTTCAAAAGGAAATCCAATTCTATTTTCTCTACTTGCCAAACGAGTCAAATCAGTTCAAAACATCAACCCCCTTTTAAAAGAGTTTGAAAGAATGACCGGAAATTTTTTCACCGATGATGCTTTTATTTGTTTGAGTGCCTACTTGGACTGGTATATCGACAGAATTCAAAATCAAGTTAATAGGTTGGAAAATACAAATGTGATTCCGAGCAATCTAATTGCTTTGGAATGGGCACAAAAATTTTTATTTAAAAACCACGTCGTCAATTTGGGCGAAGCAAATTACTTAATCAATACAATCCATTCAAGTCAATTCGATAAAGCAAATAAAGAGTATGGCGGAATTCAAGAGATATTGCCAATCGCAAAAAAAATAATTTTTCGTTTTAATCGAATAGCCGGAGTCAATTTAAAATTGGATTCACTGCAGGTTAATCTCTCTACTCATTTATTAGCCACCTATTATCGAATCAAATACGGTATATCCTATAAACACCCGGATTTGGATTTGATCAAGCAAAAATATGAACAGTTATTTTCTTTCACAAGATTTTCTGTAAAACCATTTGAAGAATTTGTCAAAAAAGATATTCCGGATGATGAACTTGCTTTAATTGCGCTTTACTTTGGTGGTGAAATTAAATCAATTGAAGATGAGAATTTAAAAAAACAAAAAAACGATGTTATGATTGTCTGCTCAAGCGGAATTGGAACATCACGAATATTAAAGCAGCAATTAGAAGATAGATTTCCTGAGGTTGCTTTCTCAAAACCTTACAACACATTAAGCTACGAGAATTCATCCCTGGAAGATATTAAATTAATTGTTTCAACGATAAAAATTAAAAACCGAAAAGGAATTGATGTTTTAAAAGTTTCAGCAATTCCAGGTAAGCAGGATTGGAAAAATATTGAATCGGCTTTAAAAAAAGAAGGTCTCGTCAAAACAAAAAGTCCCAAGATGAACATCGAGGGACTTTTAGACATTATTTCCGAATATGCAAGAATTGAAAATGTTAGCGATCTGAAAAAAGCTTTAAAACAATATATGGAAAATTCTTCAACAAACTTCCTGAACAATAAGAACAAACTTACAAACAAGCCCCAAACTAAACTTGAAGACATTTTTACTAAATCAAATATATCTTTTGTAGATCATGCGAACAATTTTAGAGAAGCATTGTCTTTAGCTTTCGAACCCTTAATAAAAAACAGATCGATTGAAACGAAATATATCGATAAAATTGAATACTTGACAAATAAATATGGGCCCTATATGGTGATTGAAAACGGCGTTCTACTAGCTCATGCAAAACCCGGGGATGGAGTAAATAAAACGGATTTTTCATTTTTGCTTTTAAAAAAGCCGGTCTACTTAGTCAAGAATAATGATAAAGAAGCTATAAAAATAATTATTGGTTTCGCAACCGTTGATACCAGCAGCCATTTGGAAAAACTGAGTGAAATCATGAAAATATTGCAAAATGGAAAGGCAATGAACAGTATTTTATCCGTTTCCAAAAAAGAACAGTTACTAGAAAATACTTTGATTAATTAA
- a CDS encoding APC family permease, whose protein sequence is MKNHDSSVSSTQGIHLSKTLNIVETVSLAASDISPTTGVFLNMPVAIAMVGTGSFLVSLMAGIIAICVALTMAEIGSAFPKSGGIYSVIHRVMGNKIGFLALIAYLAEGVFIPAVTSMGSATYLAAVFPALKVNLVAPVLMLIAMIISIANISSTGKFTTFLLALELLVVLTITVACLLNLKQPLSVLFSTKIIHGNTFSNASWPTIFATIAVMLFSFNGFDSALNFSEEMSGNQKSIGRSVFGAASIGIIAQLIPLAVILMAAPSLTGFLKSSNPVLYVANNVLGPTMHDFLSLGISLAMFACTISVLLQFSRVLYTSGRDNMWPKVVNRFLQSIHPKFKTPWKATLLLGLIDICLNFVSNLGDLISFTSVLVVLLYALIGICDIIARGKKVPFPYKNTLGIMAPIVTIVASVYVLSRQTVVNLLISLAILAVSFIYVSLFKKADTIDLDL, encoded by the coding sequence ATGAAAAACCACGATTCTTCAGTCTCCAGCACTCAGGGAATACATTTGTCGAAAACTCTAAATATTGTTGAAACAGTTTCTCTGGCTGCTTCTGATATTTCACCTACCACAGGTGTTTTTTTAAATATGCCCGTTGCGATCGCAATGGTAGGGACTGGCTCGTTTTTGGTTTCTTTAATGGCCGGGATTATTGCGATCTGTGTTGCACTCACGATGGCGGAGATTGGTTCGGCTTTTCCTAAATCGGGTGGAATTTATTCTGTGATTCATAGAGTGATGGGCAATAAAATCGGTTTTCTCGCTTTGATTGCTTATTTAGCCGAGGGAGTTTTTATCCCCGCTGTAACATCGATGGGCTCCGCCACTTATTTAGCAGCAGTATTTCCAGCGCTAAAAGTTAATTTAGTTGCTCCGGTGCTTATGCTGATTGCGATGATTATTTCGATTGCGAATATTTCGTCGACTGGGAAGTTTACAACTTTTTTGCTCGCTTTGGAACTGCTGGTCGTTCTCACGATCACTGTAGCTTGTTTGCTGAATTTAAAACAACCGCTTTCGGTACTTTTTTCAACAAAAATTATTCATGGAAATACTTTTTCCAATGCATCCTGGCCAACTATTTTTGCAACTATTGCCGTAATGCTTTTCTCTTTCAATGGTTTTGATTCAGCCTTGAATTTCTCTGAAGAAATGTCCGGAAATCAAAAAAGTATTGGTCGTTCTGTATTTGGAGCAGCTTCAATTGGAATTATCGCTCAATTAATTCCTTTGGCCGTCATATTGATGGCAGCACCGTCTTTGACAGGATTTTTGAAATCTTCAAACCCGGTTCTTTATGTAGCAAATAATGTCCTTGGTCCGACAATGCATGATTTCTTAAGTTTGGGAATATCGCTGGCGATGTTTGCCTGCACAATTTCCGTCCTGCTGCAGTTTTCTCGAGTCCTTTATACCAGTGGGCGGGATAACATGTGGCCCAAAGTAGTTAATCGTTTTCTCCAAAGTATTCATCCGAAATTCAAAACTCCTTGGAAAGCGACTCTTCTTCTTGGTTTGATCGATATTTGCTTAAATTTCGTTTCCAATCTTGGTGATTTGATTTCCTTTACTTCGGTCTTGGTTGTTTTACTTTATGCGTTAATTGGAATTTGCGATATTATTGCTCGTGGCAAAAAGGTTCCTTTTCCATATAAAAATACTCTTGGAATTATGGCACCAATTGTGACGATTGTTGCTTCGGTCTATGTACTTTCCAGACAAACCGTCGTTAATTTATTAATTTCTTTAGCCATACTGGCAGTCTCTTTTATTTATGTTTCCTTATTTAAAAAAGCAGATACAATAGATTTGGATTTGTAG
- a CDS encoding sugar transporter codes for MSDLIIGLFPAIIWGIMPITFHYIKGSAFEQLAGTTIGTLLIALILFFWQRFQISFPNVVWGLLSGLSWSIGQCGQYIGYQRIGVRKVFPISTGFQIAGNSLIGGIFFHEWSDLFQIVKGFLGIAIILIGILIGNLVINHSFSQLAYQFPTYLLLLLTTTGYWGYSGFAKMIQNGNASSNLLPQSIGMTFMAMLLLFLIRPRKQINKVKVLLNTASGLLFGLAAMAYLISIYLNGIVNAFLFSQMNVVIATLVGIYIFKESSPVSLWRSLTGLAIIILGSCFIIW; via the coding sequence ATGTCGGATTTAATAATAGGACTCTTTCCGGCGATTATCTGGGGAATAATGCCGATAACTTTTCATTATATTAAAGGGAGTGCTTTTGAACAACTAGCGGGGACTACAATTGGCACCTTGTTAATAGCACTGATTTTATTTTTTTGGCAACGTTTCCAGATTAGTTTTCCAAATGTTGTTTGGGGATTGCTTTCTGGTTTGAGTTGGAGTATTGGGCAATGTGGGCAATATATAGGCTATCAACGAATTGGTGTTCGTAAGGTTTTTCCAATCTCGACAGGATTTCAAATTGCCGGAAATTCATTGATTGGTGGAATTTTTTTTCACGAATGGTCTGATTTATTTCAAATCGTCAAAGGATTTCTTGGAATTGCCATTATTTTAATTGGTATTCTGATCGGAAATTTAGTTATTAATCATTCTTTTTCTCAATTAGCTTATCAATTTCCAACATATTTATTGCTATTGCTAACAACAACTGGTTATTGGGGTTATTCAGGATTTGCCAAAATGATACAAAATGGAAATGCATCGTCCAATTTGCTACCCCAATCAATTGGAATGACTTTTATGGCAATGCTTCTTTTGTTTTTAATCCGTCCAAGAAAACAGATTAATAAGGTTAAAGTTCTTCTTAATACAGCTAGTGGATTGCTCTTTGGCTTGGCAGCGATGGCTTATTTGATATCTATCTATTTAAACGGTATAGTAAATGCTTTTTTGTTCTCACAAATGAATGTTGTTATTGCAACTTTAGTTGGTATTTATATATTTAAAGAATCCAGTCCGGTCAGCTTGTGGCGGTCTTTGACAGGACTGGCAATAATTATTCTGGGCAGCTGCTTTATTATTTGGTAA